From Pseudomonas sp. G.S.17, the proteins below share one genomic window:
- a CDS encoding nucleoside hydrolase gives MQYLYLIKQLVRSLLLVSFLSATAVHAAEKRNLIIDTDPGADDVVALLLALASPEELNVLAITTVAGNVRIDKTSRNARLAREWAGREEVPVYAGASKPMVRTPIYAENIHGQEGLPGVAVHEPKQGLAQGNAVEYLIETLTKAKPHSITVAMLGPQTNLALALVQSPEITQGIKEVVVMGGAHFNGGNITPVAEFNLFADPHAAQVVLASGVKLTYLPLDVTHRILTSEPRLAQIAALNNQAGKLVGDILNEYVKADMIHYGLPGGPVHDASVIAWLLKPELFTGKQINVAVDSREGIGFGQTVADWYDTLGHDKNVFWIENGDAQGFFDLLTSRLARLK, from the coding sequence ATGCAGTATCTGTATCTCATCAAACAGCTGGTTCGGAGTCTATTGCTTGTGTCTTTTCTTAGCGCAACCGCCGTTCATGCAGCCGAAAAACGTAATCTGATCATCGACACCGATCCTGGCGCCGATGATGTTGTGGCGTTACTGCTGGCGTTGGCATCTCCCGAAGAATTGAACGTGCTGGCGATAACCACGGTGGCGGGCAACGTTCGCATCGACAAGACCTCACGCAACGCCCGGCTGGCTCGGGAGTGGGCAGGGCGTGAAGAGGTGCCGGTGTATGCCGGGGCCTCCAAACCTATGGTGCGCACGCCGATCTACGCCGAGAACATCCACGGGCAGGAAGGCTTGCCCGGCGTCGCGGTGCATGAGCCCAAGCAAGGCCTGGCTCAGGGCAACGCCGTCGAGTACCTGATCGAGACCTTGACCAAGGCCAAACCCCACAGCATTACCGTGGCGATGCTCGGTCCGCAGACCAATCTGGCCCTGGCGCTGGTTCAGTCGCCTGAAATTACTCAGGGCATCAAGGAAGTCGTGGTCATGGGCGGGGCGCATTTCAACGGCGGTAACATCACACCGGTCGCGGAATTCAATCTGTTCGCCGATCCGCATGCGGCGCAGGTCGTGCTCGCCAGTGGCGTAAAGCTGACCTATCTACCGCTGGACGTCACCCACAGGATTCTCACCAGCGAACCGCGTCTGGCGCAGATCGCTGCCTTGAATAATCAGGCCGGGAAACTGGTGGGCGACATTCTCAATGAGTACGTCAAGGCGGACATGATCCATTACGGTTTGCCGGGCGGGCCGGTGCATGATGCCAGTGTGATCGCATGGTTGCTCAAGCCGGAGCTGTTCACCGGCAAACAGATCAACGTTGCGGTCGACAGCCGTGAAGGCATCGGTTTTGGTCAGACGGTGGCCGACTGGTATGACACTCTCGGACATGACAAGAATGTGTTCTGGATCGAAAACGGCGATGCGCAGGGTTTTTTCGATCTGCTGACCAGCCGGCTTGCCCGATTGAAATAA
- the rbsD gene encoding D-ribose pyranase has protein sequence MKKTPLLNIALSRAIASLGHGDILMIVDAGMPVPAGVELIDLALTRGVPDFVSVLDTVLSEMQVESHVLAEEMLRVQPPALSVIEGLSLDGELGEQRLMSHEALKELSRTARAIVRTGECQPYSNIALVAGVVF, from the coding sequence ATGAAAAAGACACCTTTACTCAATATCGCATTGTCCCGGGCCATCGCTTCCCTGGGGCACGGCGACATCCTGATGATTGTCGACGCCGGCATGCCGGTTCCCGCAGGTGTGGAGCTGATTGACCTGGCCCTGACCCGGGGCGTGCCTGACTTCGTCAGCGTGCTCGATACCGTGCTCTCGGAAATGCAGGTTGAAAGCCATGTGCTGGCTGAAGAAATGCTCCGCGTGCAACCTCCGGCGCTGAGTGTGATTGAAGGCTTGAGCCTGGATGGGGAGCTGGGCGAGCAGCGCCTGATGAGTCATGAGGCGCTGAAGGAATTGAGTCGTACTGCCCGGGCCATCGTGCGCACGGGAGAATGTCAGCCATACAGCAATATCGCTTTGGTCGCCGGCGTGGTCTTTTGA
- the rbsK gene encoding ribokinase, with protein sequence MSGKVVVVGSLNMDLVTRARRLPKAGETLAGESFATVPGGKGANQAVAAARLGARVAMIGCVGDDAYGEQLRAALLAEQIDCQAVTTIADVSTGIAAIVVDASSQNAIIIVAGGNGLLTPKVVTRFDALLADADVVVCQLEVPMETVCHTLMRARELGKTVILNPAPAAAPLPPQWFPLIDYLIPNESEAAILTGITVDSLSSAETAAKALLAAGAAKVIITLGEQGSLFASAQGVRHYPAPAVVAVDTTAAGDTFVGGFAAALAQGSNEDDAIRFGQTAAALSVTRAGAQPSIPTSREVQGFKPA encoded by the coding sequence ATGTCAGGAAAAGTAGTGGTAGTGGGCAGCTTGAACATGGATCTGGTGACCCGCGCTCGCCGTTTGCCCAAGGCCGGTGAAACCCTGGCGGGTGAGTCGTTCGCAACAGTGCCGGGCGGCAAGGGCGCCAACCAGGCGGTGGCCGCAGCCCGTCTCGGCGCCCGCGTCGCAATGATCGGTTGCGTGGGCGACGATGCCTACGGTGAGCAACTGCGTGCGGCGCTGCTTGCAGAGCAGATTGATTGCCAGGCGGTGACAACGATAGCTGACGTGTCGACAGGAATCGCCGCGATCGTGGTCGACGCCAGCAGCCAGAACGCAATCATCATCGTGGCAGGCGGCAATGGGCTGTTGACGCCCAAGGTCGTGACGCGCTTCGATGCGTTATTGGCAGATGCTGATGTGGTCGTCTGCCAACTCGAAGTGCCCATGGAAACCGTCTGCCATACGCTGATGCGCGCCCGGGAGCTGGGCAAGACGGTCATCCTCAATCCTGCACCGGCTGCGGCGCCGCTACCGCCGCAATGGTTTCCACTGATTGATTACCTGATTCCCAACGAAAGCGAGGCGGCGATCCTCACCGGCATAACCGTGGATTCCCTGAGTTCCGCAGAAACGGCTGCCAAGGCGTTGCTCGCGGCGGGTGCGGCCAAGGTCATCATTACCCTGGGTGAGCAGGGCTCGCTGTTCGCCAGTGCCCAAGGTGTTCGGCATTATCCGGCACCTGCAGTCGTTGCCGTGGACACCACCGCTGCCGGCGATACCTTCGTGGGCGGTTTCGCCGCTGCGTTGGCACAGGGCAGCAATGAGGACGACGCCATACGATTTGGCCAGACCGCGGCCGCGCTTTCCGTAACCCGCGCCGGGGCGCAGCCATCGATTCCAACATCCCGCGAAGTTCAGGGGTTCAAGCCCGCATGA
- a CDS encoding LacI family DNA-binding transcriptional regulator: protein MATIKDVAALAGISYTTVSHVLNKTRPVSEQVRIKVEAAIAQLDYVPSAVARSLKAKTTSTIGLLIPNGINPYFAELARGIEDYCERNGFCVILCNSDDNPEKQRGYLRVLLEKRVDGLIVSSVGGDTWLAGGLAGVRTPLVIVDRELDGVAADLVRIDHELGGYLATRHLLDLGHRHIACIRGPAQTSVAQLRLAGYQRAMQEAGIETAGHWVVESDYTSPGGYQAAVTLLERDPPSAIFAGNDMIGIGVLRAAAERNIRVPRDLSVVGFDDIQMSQFVYPALTTVGQSIRQLGETAAQLLLRRITEPCGGDVQQVIVAPSIVVRESTAPPTNVFNELR, encoded by the coding sequence ATGGCAACCATCAAGGATGTAGCGGCGCTGGCAGGGATTTCCTACACCACGGTTTCCCATGTGCTGAACAAAACCCGACCGGTCAGCGAGCAGGTGCGGATCAAGGTGGAGGCGGCGATTGCGCAGCTGGATTACGTGCCCAGCGCCGTCGCCCGCTCGCTCAAGGCAAAAACCACGTCCACCATCGGCTTGTTGATTCCCAACGGTATCAATCCGTACTTCGCCGAACTGGCCCGGGGCATTGAGGATTACTGCGAGCGCAATGGTTTCTGCGTGATCCTGTGCAACTCCGACGACAACCCGGAAAAACAGCGGGGTTACCTTCGGGTCCTGCTGGAGAAGCGTGTCGATGGCTTGATCGTCTCCTCAGTGGGCGGCGACACCTGGCTGGCGGGCGGCCTCGCCGGTGTGCGTACGCCACTGGTGATTGTCGACCGCGAGCTGGACGGCGTCGCCGCTGACCTGGTGCGTATCGATCATGAGCTGGGCGGCTACCTGGCAACGCGGCATTTGCTCGACCTTGGTCACCGGCATATCGCCTGTATCCGAGGGCCGGCACAAACCAGCGTGGCTCAGCTGCGACTGGCCGGTTATCAGCGCGCGATGCAGGAAGCCGGGATCGAAACAGCCGGGCATTGGGTGGTGGAAAGCGACTACACCAGCCCTGGGGGTTATCAGGCTGCCGTGACTTTGCTGGAACGCGATCCACCCAGCGCCATCTTTGCCGGTAACGACATGATTGGTATCGGCGTGCTGCGCGCTGCCGCCGAGCGCAATATTCGCGTACCACGGGATCTGTCCGTGGTGGGCTTCGATGATATCCAGATGAGCCAGTTCGTGTACCCGGCGCTGACCACCGTGGGGCAGTCGATCCGGCAACTGGGCGAGACTGCGGCGCAATTGTTGTTGCGGCGCATCACCGAACCTTGCGGCGGAGACGTGCAGCAGGTGATCGTGGCGCCGAGCATTGTGGTGCGTGAATCCACCGCGCCACCCACCAACGTATTCAATGAATTACGCTGA
- a CDS encoding ABC transporter permease, producing MKTSTTSQALPSPGKRSGNFFGLGTYLGLAGALLAMIVLFSLLSDHFLSYETFSTLANQIPDLMVLAVGMTFVLIIGGIDLSVGSVLALAASAVSVAILGWGWSVFPAALLGMACATLAGTITGSITVAWRIPSFIVSLGVLEMARGVAYQMTNSRTAYIGDSYAWLSNPIAFGISPSFIIALLVIFVAQAVLTRTVFGRYLIGIGTNEEAVRLAGINPKPYKILVFSLMGLLAGVAALFQISRLEAADPNAGSGLELQVIAAVVIGGTSLMGGRGSVISTFFGVLIISVLAAGLAQIGATEPTKRIITGAVIVVAVVLDTYRSNRARRQI from the coding sequence ATGAAAACCTCCACCACTTCCCAGGCCTTGCCGTCGCCGGGCAAGCGCAGCGGTAACTTTTTCGGCCTGGGCACCTACCTGGGCCTGGCTGGCGCTTTGCTGGCGATGATTGTCTTGTTTTCCTTGCTTAGCGATCACTTTCTGTCCTATGAGACCTTCAGCACGCTGGCCAACCAGATTCCGGACCTGATGGTGCTGGCGGTCGGCATGACATTTGTGTTGATCATCGGCGGCATCGACTTGTCGGTGGGTTCGGTGTTGGCACTGGCTGCATCGGCGGTCAGCGTGGCGATATTGGGCTGGGGCTGGAGTGTGTTTCCAGCGGCCTTGCTCGGCATGGCTTGCGCAACGCTGGCGGGGACGATCACCGGCTCGATCACGGTCGCTTGGCGCATCCCTTCCTTTATCGTATCGCTGGGCGTGCTGGAGATGGCCCGGGGCGTTGCGTATCAGATGACCAATTCGCGCACGGCCTACATTGGCGATTCGTACGCGTGGCTGTCCAACCCCATTGCGTTTGGCATTTCGCCATCGTTCATCATTGCCCTGTTGGTGATCTTCGTCGCTCAGGCCGTACTGACGCGTACCGTGTTTGGCCGTTATCTGATCGGCATCGGCACCAATGAAGAGGCGGTGCGTCTGGCGGGGATCAATCCCAAGCCGTACAAGATTCTGGTGTTTTCCCTGATGGGTCTGTTGGCCGGGGTCGCAGCGTTGTTCCAGATCTCCCGGCTTGAAGCGGCTGATCCCAACGCAGGTTCCGGCCTGGAGCTGCAAGTCATCGCTGCGGTGGTGATCGGCGGTACCAGCCTCATGGGTGGTCGCGGTTCGGTGATCAGTACGTTCTTCGGGGTGTTGATTATTTCGGTGCTGGCTGCCGGCCTGGCTCAGATCGGCGCGACTGAACCTACCAAACGCATCATTACCGGCGCGGTAATCGTAGTCGCGGTGGTGCTGGACACTTATCGCAGCAACCGCGCCCGGCGGCAGATCTGA
- a CDS encoding sugar ABC transporter ATP-binding protein, with protein MSASPQAAVLSVTGIGKTYAQPVLGDIDLTLMRGEVLALTGENGAGKSTLSKIIGGLEAATTGTMQFQGQAYQPQSRTQAEKLGIRMVMQELNLLPTLSVAENLFLDNLPRRAGWINRKRLREDALKAMAQVGLEAIDPDTLVSELGIGHQQMVEIARNLIGDCHVLILDEPTAMLTAREVEMLFEQITRLQARGVSIIYISHRLEELARVAQRIAVLRDGKLVCVEPISSYSSEQLVTLMVGRELGEQIDLGPRKIGEVALTVNGLSRAGKVRDVSFQVRSGEIFGISGLIGAGRTELLRLIYGADPADSGSIELGSPPRAVTIRSPVDAVRQGIALITEDRKGEGLLLSQSISANIALGNMDAISHGGLVNGRDEMALAQRQIDAMRIRSSSPTQLVSQLSGGNQQKVVIGRWLERDCSVMLFDEPTRGIDVGAKFDIYALLGELTRQGRALVVVSSDLRELMLICDRIGVLSAGRLIDTFERDSWTQDELLAAAFAGYQKRDALLTEAAPRNDS; from the coding sequence ATGTCGGCATCCCCTCAAGCCGCTGTTCTATCCGTTACAGGCATCGGAAAAACCTACGCTCAGCCTGTGCTGGGCGACATTGATCTGACGCTGATGCGCGGCGAAGTGCTGGCCCTGACCGGTGAAAATGGCGCGGGTAAAAGCACGCTGTCGAAAATCATCGGCGGCCTGGAGGCTGCCACTACCGGGACGATGCAGTTTCAGGGCCAGGCCTATCAGCCGCAAAGTCGTACCCAGGCTGAAAAACTTGGCATCCGCATGGTGATGCAGGAACTGAATCTGCTGCCGACCCTGTCGGTGGCAGAGAATCTGTTTCTGGATAATCTGCCGCGCCGCGCGGGCTGGATCAATCGCAAGCGCCTGCGCGAAGACGCACTCAAGGCCATGGCTCAGGTGGGTCTCGAAGCCATTGATCCGGATACGCTGGTCAGTGAGCTGGGCATCGGCCATCAGCAAATGGTGGAGATCGCGCGCAACCTGATTGGCGACTGCCATGTGCTGATCCTCGATGAGCCGACAGCGATGCTCACTGCCCGCGAAGTCGAGATGTTGTTCGAGCAGATCACTCGCTTGCAGGCGCGGGGCGTGTCGATCATCTACATCTCCCATCGTCTGGAAGAGCTGGCCAGAGTCGCGCAACGCATCGCGGTTTTGCGTGACGGCAAGCTGGTCTGTGTCGAGCCGATATCGAGTTACAGCAGCGAACAGCTGGTGACCTTGATGGTGGGTCGCGAGCTGGGCGAACAGATTGATCTGGGGCCACGAAAGATTGGCGAAGTCGCGTTGACGGTCAATGGCCTGAGCCGTGCCGGCAAGGTGCGGGACGTTTCGTTCCAGGTGCGCAGCGGCGAAATTTTTGGTATCTCCGGGCTGATTGGCGCCGGTCGTACCGAGTTGTTGCGCCTGATCTACGGCGCCGATCCGGCTGACAGCGGCAGCATTGAGCTGGGCAGTCCGCCACGGGCCGTTACCATTCGCTCCCCGGTCGATGCGGTCCGGCAAGGCATCGCGCTGATTACCGAAGACCGCAAAGGCGAAGGACTGCTGCTTTCGCAATCCATTAGCGCCAACATTGCGCTGGGCAACATGGACGCCATCTCACACGGCGGGCTGGTCAACGGACGTGACGAAATGGCCCTGGCCCAACGCCAGATCGACGCCATGCGAATCCGCAGTTCAAGCCCGACTCAGTTGGTTTCGCAGCTGTCTGGCGGCAACCAGCAAAAGGTGGTTATCGGCCGTTGGCTGGAGCGCGATTGCAGCGTCATGCTGTTTGACGAGCCGACCCGGGGCATTGATGTCGGTGCCAAATTCGATATCTACGCACTGCTGGGCGAATTGACCCGACAGGGCAGGGCGCTGGTGGTGGTGTCCAGCGATTTGCGCGAGCTGATGCTGATCTGTGATCGCATCGGCGTGCTGTCTGCCGGACGTTTGATCGACACCTTCGAGCGCGATTCCTGGACCCAGGATGAACTGCTTGCCGCCGCCTTTGCCGGTTACCAGAAACGTGATGCGCTGCTCACCGAAGCCGCGCCCAGGAACGACTCATGA
- a CDS encoding sugar ABC transporter substrate-binding protein: protein MKLPFAGRLLAVAMLTAVTAVMPLTAQIAQAADKPKVALVMKSLANEFFLTMEDGAKAYQKEHSGDFDLISNGIKDESDTASQIRIVEQMISSKVNALVIAPADSKALVAVIKKAQDAGITVVNIDNQLDPDVLKSKGITVPFVGPDNRKGSRLVGEYLAKQLTAGDEVGIIEGVSTTTNAQQRTAGFKDAMEAAQMKVVSTQSGNWEIGGGNKIAAAMLTEYPNLKALLAGNDSMALGVVAAVRAAGKAGKVQVVGYDNINAIKPMLKDGRVLATADQFAAKQAIFGIQTALKMIKGEKVDSANGVIETPVELVTKP, encoded by the coding sequence ATGAAGCTGCCCTTTGCTGGACGTCTCCTCGCTGTTGCAATGCTGACCGCCGTCACCGCTGTCATGCCCCTCACTGCTCAAATTGCCCAGGCCGCTGATAAACCAAAAGTCGCGCTGGTAATGAAATCCCTCGCCAACGAATTCTTCCTGACCATGGAAGATGGCGCCAAGGCTTATCAGAAAGAGCACTCCGGTGATTTCGACCTGATTTCCAACGGCATCAAGGATGAGTCGGACACTGCCAGTCAGATCCGTATTGTCGAGCAGATGATCAGTTCCAAGGTCAATGCGCTGGTCATTGCTCCGGCCGATTCCAAAGCGCTGGTCGCGGTGATCAAGAAGGCGCAGGACGCCGGGATCACGGTCGTCAACATCGATAACCAGCTCGACCCGGACGTGCTGAAAAGCAAAGGCATCACGGTGCCGTTTGTCGGTCCAGACAACCGCAAGGGCTCACGTCTGGTGGGCGAGTACCTGGCCAAACAGCTGACCGCTGGCGATGAGGTCGGCATTATCGAAGGTGTGTCGACCACCACTAACGCCCAGCAGCGCACAGCAGGCTTCAAGGATGCGATGGAAGCTGCGCAGATGAAGGTGGTTTCCACGCAGTCCGGCAACTGGGAAATCGGCGGGGGCAACAAGATCGCCGCAGCGATGCTCACTGAATACCCGAATTTGAAAGCGTTGCTGGCAGGTAACGACAGCATGGCGCTGGGCGTTGTTGCAGCGGTTCGTGCCGCTGGCAAGGCAGGCAAGGTCCAGGTGGTGGGCTATGACAATATCAACGCCATCAAGCCCATGCTCAAGGATGGTCGCGTACTGGCGACTGCCGATCAGTTTGCCGCCAAACAGGCTATCTTCGGCATCCAGACGGCTTTGAAGATGATCAAGGGTGAGAAAGTCGACAGCGCCAATGGCGTGATCGAGACGCCGGTTGAACTGGTCACCAAGCCGTAA